The nucleotide sequence acATTGTGTTTAGacatatataaaaaatacaaaacacaaACAAATTTCTCTTCAATTGTCTTCGGACATTCGTTGTGAAGTAACGATGCTATTTGATATCAACGTGCCTGCTTTCGGTAATCCTGCATTGAAAAAGGAATCACGTTTGGTTTGCAGTTTTGAAGTTTGCTGTTATTTTATAATCAACACTCTAAAATTATGACAATGCGCATGATACATAGATCTGATAACTTCATTTTTGGCAGTGCTGTTTTGTCTTCTTTGCTATTTTTACTTCCATCCTCATTTTTCAGGTTCATAACTTCATTTGCTATTTCACTTTCAGTCATGATGTTTTACCCAGGGTCACCTTCATCCACTTCTAGATTCTAGACATTTTAAAACATCTTAGATACTCAGCTATTTCTTCTCCGGCATCATTATGTATTGTCCTACAGAAATCAAGAACTTCCAACCTTTTTAAATCTATAATTGCATCTTGTTCATCAACCAAATTCTTCCAGCCACTTTTTAATATTTGAACTTTTGCCTATTTCCATACTgaagcaaaatttaaaattgttgATTTTAAATTGTAACACTTTAAGTTTTAACGGGCAGagaaattatttatcaaatacagcGGTTGTGGCCCACGGGGACTCCGTTCGTATGCAATATATCTTGGCGTGGGACGGGTTAAGCATATATAATGTTAACAGgacgttttaaatttttttacatttgatcagattttttgtccgttatatccgaagtccgttaaatactTTCAGATTTAAAGACTTTCAGAATATTGATGCAATTAAATTACTATATTGTTCTTTAGTTAGACCTCATCTAGAGTATTGTTCTTGTGTTTGGTCTCCATCTTACAATATTTACATAACAAAAATCGAGACAGTCCAACACAAGTTCTTAAGGTACATAGCATATAAACTGGGTATACCTTTTGAGTTAAATCAGTTAAATTATTATCAAATTGAAACCCAATTGGGTATTCTCTCATTGCGTGACCGACGAGTAATTAAGGATGCAAGGATGCTCTATGGCATAATTAATTCAACAGTTTTGTGTCCTCAGCTACTTGAGCAGGTTGGTCTCCATGTACCTCTCCGCAGAACTCGATTAAATCAAACATTCTATGTTCCTATCCATAGAACCAACTATGCATATAACAACTTTTTATCTCGAGCACTAAGATGGGCAAACACTCAACCTGATCTAGATTTCTTTGCACCGAAGTCTGAATTCATCTCTGGCCTCAGACGTTTGTTTGTTTGAGTAGTTGTTGGATATTCATTATTGTGATATATGAATCTGATTTATGTGTTTAagtttgtgatatttatattttattgtattgttttattattactattttactgtagttttattattattgacacatgtattatgtatattggacttataaacTTGTAATCTTATTGGGCAGTGTcccgttgaaaataaataaataaataaaatagaggtccgttatatcgagattttactgtattttgtaaatgttagaatactccacagggcgatgcgaagtttgagaaaaaaacacagtttcattggtacacccggtatacaatgaaaatttacctgtttagcaacaatattattaaaacggtattgcttaagaataaagctataacatattacacaatcacttaaatcggacaacaggtttaggaattgcgagacatcaaaaattacccatttttaaggtgtccggttaattttgcacccgagtgtattattgttttgaagctatttctttgtggcatttatgtaatttaattaTGGCTCTAATTATGccaaatgaaaccaattgtgtagCAAATTCCTCAgtgtagaatgcagtaggatgtggttaccaatactaaaagaggaagtcaatagaaagaaaataccacaattagaaAGTCAATAAGATATCAAGGATAGTACATagtttatattttagtattatttacataatatatttacataattattaataatacatacaatgtattattaatattatttataatttaaaataccTTACATATAAAATCAGCGTTTGGTGTCAGTTTTGAAagtaaactgaatgtaagaccaaatacttacaatgtcgggatagtattaTGAGGTTTTTTCTTGggttttcctcgtgatttactatggaatcactaacacaagaatttttctgtcaccattgcatgtggttgtctttttaaagacagatcacatgcaatgcttttttgtgacagatattcttgagttaaagttgacttcgtgtaatcgaatgaactatctttcaataaagtcgtgttaggaacgcaactcataaatattgtgTCTGAATGTCGTTACATTTCCAGCACAggtagaaaaataataaatgttcattgttcctttaattattatatagtcagttcgctaaactcagacacaactggctagtgattttagtagatatttttgttttttgccaattttgcaaaaattggcagaTTTATTAATTATTCGGTAATTaataactatttagtaattattttttttggcaattttaccaaattggcaaaattacttactaaaatcactagccagtagtatctgagtttagcgaaccgactataccccCTATTCAGTAACGATGTCATTAAAATACAAATGACTATAATATGATTAAGATAGACTTTTCTGGTATGATTTGTTGGCAATTATTATACACGTTCTTACCCTACAAGTGTTGGTCCCATGGAACCTACTTAGTCATGGGAATCTGTCAAACATTTAAAATCAAATACAAACATTTGTATATGTAGCTCCAACCAACCCAACTTCTAAGCATATAGGTAATGAACTTCCCTCAACATAATAATTAAGCTGTTATCATGTTTtcctaataataattattatttacttaCTTTTTTCATTTGTTGTTTGCTTTTCTTCAAATGGTGTAAATTTATGTTCATCTTGTTCTACTTCAGTTTTTAAGACTACCACATAATCCTCGTATACACTTTCAGTCTTAGGTTCTTCTTTAACTTCAATTTTGAAGAAATCCAAAGGACCATCATCATAGGTTTCATTATCTGTGTCTGTTTTACAAGTTTGCACACTAGCTTCTTGTTTCACTTCCATTTTATTTGTCAATTATTTCAGTTTTATGTTTACACAAATAAAATcactttgtaaataatttttaaaaacttcagaaCAGTCTTTTGCTAGCACTATAGATTATAATTCTAGTACAAAGTAAAAgtctacaaaaaaaaactaacaaaCAAGTAGAACAAAAGACTTTCAAAAGTACAAGTACATAGTACATCATCACGGTTCGTAGACAAGACTACAGTAAATCTAACATCGTGCCCAACCAATCACAGCAAACGAATGATAGTGACACAGAACAGAAAGTAGTAGAATGACTAGGTTTTCTGTGATTGGTCGGTGGGTCTgtctttaatttaaaatttggcgggttttatatttattaaaatttaaattgtgTACTGGTAATAAATGGATATTCGCATTTTAGGTTAAAGCTGTCTTACAGTTTTAttaaaagtgtaaatatttttcctttttgccGTTTTTATTATGTCCAGGTATTATTGCTTTAATTTTTGGATTaggtaattttttaattctcATATTACTTATATTATTCCTAGAACTTTAATCTTAATTATTCTTTCCCCACGTGGGGTTTAAACTATCTTTTGTGAATTTTTGGCTATCGAagatattgttcgtccgctataacttttcccatgcgtcacgattcattttcaaagaaatgaagtcaaaacataaagtgaaacgaacgtcgatgtgtatatacatttttataCTGTATACTACaaacatcgacgtacgtttcactttatgttttgacttaatttgtttgaaaatggatcatgacgcatgggaaaagttatagcggacgaacaataactACTCTATCCGCATTTGGAATGCCATCTTTGAAAGAATATTCTGTTTTTGTCCTTGTTAGTCCTTTTTCTTCAAGCGTGTGTCTCCATTGCTCTAGTCTTTCCCCCACTTATCTCTGAGAATTCTCTAGCAACACAACCCTCTTGAAGTTCAGCTGTTATCTGATCCAGAAATGAGAATAAATAAAGGCTTAACACGGAACCCAGATGAATCCTAACTTTCACAAAAAATTGTCAGTTTCTCCTGCTTGTTCTAACCCTCCCATATATATGTTTTTCACCACTCTCACCTACTCAGAGCCGCCACTCATTTCTAATTTAATGTCCACCACAGTAGATAGGTTTCTGATCAATTTGTCACATGCCTTCTCAATatcgttctgaagctattttctagtggcatcttaatgcaatttactattttaattgggaataagcaacaaattttactttgaaattaagtttatttgatattttgGTTTCTGAAGTGAACTTggaacgtcaaataaacttaatttcaaaataaaattgtggtttattcccaactaaaatgcttctcaagataaataaatctatgTGTAAGGCTTTCGCGTTCACTTATAATTTTTCCATTAAGGACCTGCCTTGCATAAGTCCAAATTGATTTTTATCCACTTCTATTTCTAGAACCTTATACTAAATTCTATTACGTTACACCATAAACGTATGATAATAAAAGCATATTTTAGCATGCACAATTATCTGAACAAAATTAAGCAAATGTTTACTTGAAATAACTATTGCAAACCAAATAAAACACTAAATAGCtgtttaaaatttctttattaaaaatctggAAGGAGGGGGCGCCCTTATTGGTGCAATGGCGAAAGTCAAACCCCTCTAAACCTCGCCTATAGGGCCCAGTACATCCAGATTTAAAAATACAACTCATATAAAAGTCATCAAATTACATCATTACTTAACATCAATACAATTTAAAATTCAGATCTAACCTAAGTAACATACATACAGTGTGCCACGGATGGGGTACCCAAgataaaaaacttttattttcaattttagcaaaaaatgtcattcttgataaaaagttttgcttgttctaaaaccccataaaacgaaataaaattacaagtttttcaaaacctgcttaagtttgtagccaattttatataaatccctataaattttggcactaagttcgaaatcgtaacaataatctagtgttgctaagctacaatgtagcttagtaactgtcaacttcGGTAAATAATTTgtgaattgtcatttttttcgacaatgttaagCGTTCAACAAAGACTTCAATATAACGTGCAAAATAGAATATTGTAGTGAAAGAAGCGGGTAGTGGTATAAGTTTTTCACCAATGATTGCACAAAAGTCAAGCCTCATGTCATAATCACAATATTGTAAGGTGTGAATAAATTTTGGTTTAAAGGAATTAATGTTGTTTTGCTCGAATATTTTCTGTGactttttttactctttgtgacTCTTTTCGTATACTTAACTTTGGATTTTCCCTTACTGACTACATAGCTAGGGCAGTAGCTGTGTCATCATCCTCATTATATGTTGTTTTCGATCTTTTTCTGTTTCCAACAGATCCCGTCTCATTGAATTTCTTTATCACTTTCTTCAATCCATTCCGTGTAACGAGTACATCTCgatatttttcattgaaaatttcAATCGCATGTCGGTACGAAACAGCTCCAATTCCATAACACATTACAATATCTATAAATTCTTTGTTGGATGGTTAACGTTATCTCATCGAAAAagaatgacaattcgcaaattatttatcggagttgacagttattcagctacattgtagcttagcaacactagattattgttaagatttcgaacttagtgcaaaaatttatagggatttacaaaaaaattaagcaggttttgaaaaacttgaaatttatttcgttttatggaattttagaacaagcaaaacttttaaaaaagaatgacatttttcgctaaaattgaaaataaaaatgtttttcctcttgggcaccccatctgTGGACATACTGTATTTATATAATCTCATAAGAAATTTCACTATATTTATTACtaattaagtaaaatttataaTGTTAAATTAAGTAATGTTCTTGTAAATAAGTctataaaactataataaaaattaaatacagGTACAACGCAAAAATGCATGTGAGCtacaaaaattgttaataaaaaatgtttaatcaGTTCTTTTTTTTTGAAGGAAAATACTCTTGAGTCTCCATTTTTCGCTTCTTCGTAATGTTCTTTCCCTTATTATTAACTTCTTCCAGAATTCCTTGAGTTTTTCTCATATATTCGGCAAAACCTTGGTCATCTAATCCGTTCAACACATTAATGAGGTATTCCTGTTGAAGACTGCGTTTGGTTTTTTCCTGGGTCACATTTGTCTGTTCTAGCTTCCCTCTGACAAATTCATTAATTTCCTCCTCATGCCTTGATTTGATAGTTGACATTTCTTCTAAACACCTTGCAGCATCATCTACAACAGAGTTAGTGCCCAAACGCTCCTCATACATTCTTACCAAGTGCACATGCTGACACAAGGTATTCCTCACCACATAGTCATCACAACTACACCAATAACGGTGAATACAAATCTTACACACTCTACAAAACAATGTCTTACACTCACTCTCACACACTTGTCTAAAATTTACATAACATAATATATTCATACCTTTAAAGGATTTTACCTCATAATAGCCATATGCAGTCTCCTTAACCAGTTCTTCTAGTTTGTCTTTCATCGATGCTGCCCGTTTGTGTGCTGTTATTGAAAGCCTGTCTTGATAATTATTTGCGCTTGGTCGTATTATATCCACTATCCTCGTCCACATTTTGGCTTCAACTAGCTCATCCATTGTATCCAATAGCTTTTCAATCCTCACTGCTGCATTTCTCTTTAGGTAATTCGTCTTTAGTAGATTGTTGAGTGATTCAATTGCCATGTTGGTATTAATCCCAGAATTTTTTCTGTAACAATAGGGCCACATTTGTATTCTGTCTTCAGCCAAGTAACGCctagaaaaaaatatacttaaggGTGTCTTAAAATGTATGATTTCATATAATTATTTACTTTTTCAGATAAGCGACAAATTTGATCTCATTTGCCTCTTCTAGTTTGGATACATATTTGTCGCATAGTTCTTTAAATTTATCTTCATCTGGTTCTCGCATAATCTGCCTGAGTTCATTTTTCATTTGCGCCTTCAAAGTTGGATCCTGTAATTTTTTCTTTCCTCTAATGTTCCAGTTCTTCACCACATGCCACGTACATAATAGTCTCCTTGGTTGTTGTCTCATTATCTTCTCCCATGCATTATAATATTTAGGATCATCATCACTCATGAAATATTCCGCATTAACTTCTGTCTGCATCTTATTCTTGAGGGCATCTAAAggttttaaaaataatcgttAGTTAGCAGTCCTAAATTGCCACtacttatacagtgtgtctgcgtaacttggaaccatatggaaaacttttttaatatcaattttatgaaTAAAAGTAATTCTCTagaaagtgctctgcatagtcttaaacctaagacgcaatcatcagatataaaattttatcaacagtatacgaggtatgtcaaaaaatatgaatttcgctcaagagtaaagtgcctttatatttcacaatatcgaaaattgtacttgagaaaagttgtttgtaattaaaaattatgttataatctgcatttacactcttctaattgaaaatttttgttttaattttcctcaaatcacggacaaccaacatcatttttatttatgatagctccgttattattaattttgccaaaaaaaagttattccttataaaaagttctgcattatTTAGCAACTAAGATACAATTATaacatattaaattttgtcaattttatacgaggtatgtcaaaaaatatgaattttgctgaagagtaaagtatctttatttttcacaatattgaaatttgttataaaaagttttttagaattaaaaactatgttttaatatgcaattacatccttctagtggaaatattgtgaactataaaggtattttactcttgagcgaaatttatattttttgacatacctcgtataaaattgaaaaaaaattatatcttatgattg is from Diabrotica virgifera virgifera chromosome 9, PGI_DIABVI_V3a and encodes:
- the LOC126892778 gene encoding uncharacterized protein LOC126892778, which codes for MVAAALKVQEWNANNKNYAFLFKREGEEHDVLRKEDFAVGFMNAVMEEKLRQFPNIICIDGTHGTNQKGLDLTIMLVKDERNAGFPVAFLLSNRLDQQIQEVFLDALKNKMQTEVNAEYFMSDDDPKYYNAWEKIMRQQPRRLLCTWHVVKNWNIRGKKKLQDPTLKAQMKNELRQIMREPDEDKFKELCDKYVSKLEEANEIKFVAYLKKRYLAEDRIQMWPYCYRKNSGINTNMAIESLNNLLKTNYLKRNAAVRIEKLLDTMDELVEAKMWTRIVDIIRPSANNYQDRLSITAHKRAASMKDKLEELVKETAYGYYEVKSFKGMNILCYVNFRQVCESECKTLFCRVCKICIHRYWCSCDDYVVRNTLCQHVHLVRMYEERLGTNSVVDDAARCLEEMSTIKSRHEEEINEFVRGKLEQTNVTQEKTKRSLQQEYLINVLNGLDDQGFAEYMRKTQGILEEVNNKGKNITKKRKMETQEYFPSKKKN